The genomic DNA TTGGGAAAGAGGAGGTGAATGAAACTGCTGGAACGAAGAGTACGGGTTGAGCTATGAATGGTGAGTAATGAGCATAGATAAGGTGGTGTTTTACCAAGAAGGGTTTGGtagatgaagagaaaccagtgtAGCTGTCTACAGGAGTGCAGAGAGGGCCAGTTCGTTCACCAGTTTGTACAAGCTGCAGTGGTGGGTGTTGTAAGGAGCTCCAGTAGCCAGCGGATGGCAGAGTGGTAGATCATATCTAATTTATGGAGGTCTTTGTTTGTAGATTTGAACCGAtcaggcaaaacattatgaccacctgcctaatattgtactgctgctaaaactcctctgacccagtggggcatggacacaggaccactggggatgtcctgtgctaccaggatggtggcagtgaattctgtgggttgtgtgggttgcagggtgggacatATCTAGATTAGACTTATCCTGACACACAGATGCTTAATAATATTTGGATCTGGAGAGTGTGGAACtcgggtgaacaccttagctctgttgtgttccccaggtcactcctgagcagtttttgccgtgtgtcagggtgcattgtcctactgagggtggcaactggcatcaaggactgttGTTGCCATGGGGGGTTGAGGCGGGGTTGCTTGatctgcaatgtttaggtgggtggtacatgtcaaacatccacatgaatgtcaggactaaAGGTTTcccattgcattataacaagatgatcgatgttattcacttcacctgtcagtggccttaatgttgtggctgaccgGTGTACATAATTTAACCACATGTATTGTTTGAAATGTTGGTGTTAAAAGGTGTGTTCTCCTGTGCATACCGTAGGTGGCTCTTCTTCCAGGCCACGGTATGGAAAAGAGTCGAGATGATGAAGAGCGAACTGAGCCCCGCCCCATAAACCCAGGCAGACAGCCGCTCCCATTGGTCCTCTGACTGGAAGTGCAACACTGAGCTGCCCAGTAGGCTGGGGATTATCCATAACTAAATGAATTCAGAGCACAAACGAAACATGAGATACGGAGAGCACTACATGCAGCCTGCCGGTGTCAGTTATCTGTTATGTAATGacatgggttttttttcttgttttcactgAGTGCGTCAATTCATCTGAGTGGGGTTTCATTTTCtgtgggctgtgtgtgtgtgtctgtgcatgtgcgtgtgtgtgtatctgtgtgtgtgtgccgtgcgtgtgcgtgagtgtgtgtgggtgtgcattCACCGCATGCGTGGCACAGTTGGCAGCATGCTCATATTCAGTGGGCTGGTATCTCTTGTTAGGAGGAACACGGTTGTTcataaacctgaaaaaaaagGATCACAAATCAAAAGATATGAGTTCATTCTCGcagtcaacaacaaaacatttgtgCACTGGATGAGgtgaaaacatccatccatccattatctgtacaccgcttaatttagaatcaccaattaacctcagcatgtttttggactgtgggaggaagccagagaacctggagaaaacccacacatgtacagggagaacatgcaaactccatgcagaaagaacccaggccgggacgcaaactgggatatcttctagctgcaaggcgacagtgctaaccaccgagccatgTTTaaaccgagccactgtgcagcccaaggtgaaaacaatgaaaatcagctttatccaagctgacatcaggaaggtttttaaaagaaaactttcctcccaacaagcACAATgagtctcatcttccttcactgttcaccaaacctcCTTGTGCACTGTGTCTTCTTCACTGCAGACCATAGACCgtatgctgcagacagactttagtttcattaccgccacctactgggctggagtgttcatcagtgttaccggtgtgccacaaattagggaactgagacaggtgtgattaaaatgtgttaatttatttaacgctttatttcactgtaattaattaatcgaaattaaggcgttaaagtcccagcccttgTCCTTGGGCCAGGACCCAAAATATCAGGTATCGGTACCACGCGAGGTGACcaattctttttggtatttttaacttactatatgtctctagtttgcattttgatatgatagcccttgcagactcacagcttaatatATGTCATCACTCGTTTAATGGGCATGCCCCACAATGAAAGGCATGGGGTCTGAGCCATAAGTCCTAATAACACGACAGGGTGGAATTTGAtaggatttttcctcattacgaaaaaataagaaacgccACGTtacacatcatcatctgtattAATAACTTTATAGCGCAGAACTATGCTATAACAAACCTGAGACTGAGAAAGATTTCGTTGCAATGGTAACAAGATATTCTATAAGCGGGACAGAACCTACAGATGTGTTTCACATTTGGGGGTTATTTTATGAAATGGACTTAGTGATGAGTTGAAATTGTGTAGATCTTTGGAGAGTTTCAAAAAAGCATTGAAAGACAAAATAATCCAGGATTacaatgtaaaatgactgaTATGTAAACTGACTAAGAAGAACAATTTAGAgtaaagtcttgttttgtttttttctttttgtcttttatttcatgtattaCTGATATGCTGGGTGATACTATGGATTGTACAGGATAGGCAAAATAAGCCGTGGCTTCTGCCTATTCCTTGTTTCGTTTACagaacttgtaaaaaaaaaaaagggggggggggagaaGAAAGAGCtaggaaaaggaagaaaaaagaaaaaaatatattattgtatatatatgtatattttttgtttgattattttggggttttcttgtctttttttcctttctttttcatccTCATTCTTTTTATGGGGGGA from Amphiprion ocellaris isolate individual 3 ecotype Okinawa chromosome 4, ASM2253959v1, whole genome shotgun sequence includes the following:
- the LOC129348768 gene encoding monocyte to macrophage differentiation factor 2-like gives rise to the protein MNLVRFMNNRVPPNKRYQPTEYEHAANCATHALWIIPSLLGSSVLHFQSEDQWERLSAWVYGAGLSSLFIISTLFHTVAWKKSHLRSVEHCFHMCDRMVIYFFIAASYAPW